In Burkholderia sp. WP9, a genomic segment contains:
- the ileS gene encoding isoleucine--tRNA ligase: MSNKKADSKPQSRYPVNLLDTPFPMRGDLPKREPQWVKEWQERKVYEKIRAASKGRKKFILHDGPPYANGDIHLGHAVNKILKDMIVKARNLAGFDAVYVPGWDCHGMPIEIQIEKQFGKSLPAAEVMQKARAYATEQIEKQKVGFRRLGVLGDWDNPYKTMNFTNEAGEIRALAKILEKGYVFRGLKPVNWCFDCGSALAEAEVEYKDKTDPTIDVLFSFAEPEKTAQAFGLNALPRNEGGIVIWTTTPWTIPANQALNLHPEIVYALVDTPRGLLILAEERVEACLKLYGLEGTIVATTPGAKLVNLRFNHPLASAHPGYKRTAPVYLGDYVTTETGTGVVHSSPAYGVEDFVSCKAHGMADSDIINPVMGDGRYIESLALFGGLSIWAANPQIVEALQGAGSLMRTEKYTHSYMHCWRHKTPIIYRATSQWFAGMDVKPNDTDKTLRETALEGIENTAFYPAWGKQRLFSMIANRPDWTLSRQRQWGVPMAFFVHKETGELHPRTLELLEEVAQRVEKAGIEAWQSLDSRELLGDDANMYEKNRDTLDVWFDSGTTHWHVLRGSHKDELQFPADLYLEGSDQHRGWFHSSLLTASMLDGRPPYNALLTHGFTVDGEGRKMSKSLGNGIDPHEVANRLGAEIIRLWIASTDYSGELAISEEILKRVTEGYRRIRNTLRFLLANLSDFDFEKNARPVEDWLEIDRYAVALSANLQNDILSHYEKYEFHPVVAKLQTFCSEDLGGFYLDVLKDRLYTTAADSVARRSAQTALYHIAHGLLRLMAPFLSFTAEEAWKIFEPNSETIFTETYHAFPAVPDAGALLDKWTLLRAARSDVTKALEEARVANLIGSSLQAEVEIRASGARYDALTSLGDDLKFVLITSAANVAMVGSEAEEGVEVIASKYLKCERCWHYRADVGANAEHPTLCGRCFSNLFGNGETRSAA; the protein is encoded by the coding sequence ATGAGCAACAAGAAAGCCGATTCGAAACCGCAGTCACGCTACCCGGTCAACCTGCTCGACACGCCGTTCCCGATGCGCGGCGACCTCCCCAAGCGCGAGCCGCAATGGGTCAAGGAATGGCAGGAGCGCAAGGTCTACGAGAAGATCCGTGCCGCCAGCAAGGGCCGCAAGAAGTTCATCCTGCACGACGGCCCGCCGTATGCAAACGGCGACATCCACCTCGGCCACGCGGTGAACAAGATCCTCAAGGACATGATCGTCAAGGCGCGTAATCTGGCGGGCTTCGACGCGGTCTACGTGCCGGGCTGGGACTGCCACGGCATGCCGATCGAAATCCAGATCGAAAAGCAGTTCGGCAAGTCGCTGCCGGCCGCTGAAGTCATGCAGAAGGCGCGTGCCTACGCGACCGAGCAGATCGAGAAGCAGAAGGTCGGCTTCCGGCGCCTCGGCGTGCTCGGCGACTGGGACAATCCGTACAAGACCATGAACTTCACGAACGAAGCCGGCGAAATCCGCGCGCTCGCGAAGATCTTGGAAAAAGGCTACGTGTTCCGCGGCCTGAAGCCGGTGAACTGGTGTTTCGACTGCGGCTCGGCGCTCGCCGAAGCGGAAGTCGAGTACAAGGACAAGACCGATCCGACCATCGACGTGCTATTCAGCTTCGCCGAGCCGGAAAAGACCGCGCAAGCGTTCGGCCTGAACGCGCTGCCGCGCAACGAAGGCGGCATCGTGATCTGGACCACCACGCCGTGGACCATCCCCGCGAACCAGGCGCTGAACCTGCATCCGGAAATCGTCTACGCGCTGGTCGACACGCCGCGCGGCCTGCTGATCCTCGCCGAAGAGCGCGTTGAAGCCTGCCTGAAACTGTATGGTCTGGAAGGCACGATCGTCGCCACCACGCCGGGCGCGAAGCTAGTCAATCTGCGCTTCAATCACCCGCTCGCCTCCGCGCACCCGGGTTACAAGCGCACCGCACCGGTCTATCTCGGCGACTACGTGACGACCGAAACCGGCACGGGTGTCGTCCACTCGTCGCCGGCATACGGTGTGGAAGACTTCGTGTCGTGCAAGGCGCACGGCATGGCGGACTCGGACATCATCAATCCGGTAATGGGCGACGGCCGCTATATCGAATCGCTCGCGCTGTTCGGCGGCCTGTCGATCTGGGCGGCCAATCCGCAGATCGTCGAAGCGCTGCAAGGCGCGGGCTCGCTGATGCGCACCGAGAAGTACACGCACAGCTACATGCACTGCTGGCGTCACAAGACGCCGATCATCTACCGCGCCACGTCGCAATGGTTCGCGGGTATGGATGTGAAGCCGAACGATACCGACAAGACGCTGCGCGAAACCGCGCTCGAAGGCATCGAGAACACCGCGTTCTATCCGGCGTGGGGCAAGCAGCGCCTGTTCAGCATGATCGCGAATCGCCCGGACTGGACGCTGTCGCGCCAACGCCAATGGGGCGTGCCGATGGCGTTCTTCGTGCACAAGGAAACCGGCGAACTGCATCCGCGTACGCTGGAATTGCTCGAAGAAGTCGCGCAACGCGTCGAGAAGGCCGGCATCGAAGCGTGGCAATCGCTCGACTCGCGCGAGCTGCTCGGCGACGACGCCAACATGTACGAGAAGAACCGCGACACGCTGGACGTATGGTTCGATTCGGGCACCACGCACTGGCACGTGCTGCGCGGCTCGCATAAAGACGAACTGCAATTCCCGGCCGACCTGTATCTGGAAGGCTCGGACCAGCATCGCGGCTGGTTCCACTCGTCGCTGTTGACCGCCTCGATGCTCGACGGCCGTCCGCCGTACAACGCGCTGCTCACGCACGGCTTCACCGTGGACGGCGAAGGCCGCAAGATGAGCAAGTCGCTCGGCAACGGTATCGATCCGCATGAAGTGGCGAACCGCCTCGGCGCGGAAATCATCCGCCTGTGGATCGCCTCGACCGACTATTCGGGCGAACTGGCGATCTCGGAAGAAATCCTGAAGCGCGTGACCGAAGGCTATCGCCGCATCCGCAACACGCTGCGCTTCCTGCTCGCGAACCTGTCGGACTTCGACTTCGAGAAGAACGCGCGTCCGGTCGAAGACTGGCTGGAGATCGATCGCTATGCGGTGGCGCTGTCGGCGAATCTGCAAAACGACATCCTCTCGCACTATGAGAAGTACGAGTTCCACCCGGTGGTCGCCAAGCTGCAGACGTTCTGCTCGGAAGACCTCGGCGGCTTCTATCTGGACGTGCTGAAAGACCGTCTGTACACGACCGCCGCGGACTCCGTGGCGCGCCGTTCGGCACAGACCGCGCTGTATCACATCGCGCACGGCCTGCTGCGTCTGATGGCACCGTTCCTGTCGTTCACCGCGGAAGAAGCGTGGAAGATCTTCGAGCCGAACAGCGAGACGATCTTCACCGAAACGTATCACGCGTTCCCGGCCGTGCCGGACGCCGGCGCGCTGCTCGACAAGTGGACGCTCCTGCGCGCCGCCCGTAGCGACGTGACCAAGGCGCTGGAAGAAGCGCGCGTGGCGAACCTGATCGGTTCGTCGTTGCAGGCGGAAGTGGAAATTCGCGCGAGCGGCGCGCGTTACGACGCGCTCACGAGCCTCGGCGACGACCTGAAGTTCGTGCTGATCACCTCGGCGGCGAACGTCGCGATGGTCGGCAGCGAAGCGGAAGAAGGCGTCGAGGTCATCGCCTCGAAGTATCTGAAGTGCGAACGCTGCTGGCATTACCGCGCGGACGTCGGCGCGAACGCCGAACACCCCACGCTGTGCGGCCGCTGCTTCAGCAATCTGTTCGGCAACGGTGAAACCAGGAGCGCGGCATAA
- a CDS encoding bifunctional riboflavin kinase/FAD synthetase, with translation MRVFRGLPNAESRAPCALTIGNFDGVHRGHQALLAHVRAAADARGLPVCVMTFEPHPREFFNPAGAPPRIAMLRDKLEALRTNGVDRVVVEHFNHTFASQSPDAFVERIIVNGLHARWVMIGDDFRYGAKRAGDFASLKAAGQQHGFEVEQMATVADPSGARISSSGVRASLVAGDLDSARAALGRDYVISGHVVHGMKLGRDLGFPTLNLAIAHKRPALMGIFVVRVHGVADEPLPGVASLGLRPTVDDSGRVLLEVHLLDWHGDAYGKLVRVEFLKKLRDEEKYVDLETLTAAIKRDVVNARAWFAAVGAGTPGSRSTGFATSATDRIR, from the coding sequence GTGAGAGTCTTCCGCGGTCTTCCCAATGCTGAAAGCCGTGCGCCCTGCGCACTGACCATCGGCAACTTCGACGGTGTCCACCGCGGCCATCAGGCTTTGCTCGCCCATGTGCGGGCGGCTGCCGATGCGCGCGGCCTGCCCGTCTGCGTGATGACCTTCGAACCGCACCCGCGCGAATTCTTCAACCCGGCGGGCGCGCCGCCGCGTATCGCCATGCTGCGCGACAAGCTCGAGGCACTGCGCACCAACGGCGTCGACCGGGTGGTGGTCGAGCACTTCAATCACACGTTCGCGAGCCAGTCGCCGGACGCGTTCGTCGAGCGGATCATCGTCAACGGGCTGCATGCGCGCTGGGTGATGATCGGCGACGACTTCCGCTACGGCGCAAAACGCGCTGGCGACTTCGCATCGCTCAAGGCCGCGGGGCAGCAACACGGTTTTGAAGTCGAACAGATGGCCACGGTGGCCGATCCGTCGGGCGCGCGCATTTCCAGCTCGGGCGTACGCGCGTCGCTGGTGGCGGGCGACCTCGACTCGGCGCGCGCCGCGCTGGGCCGTGACTATGTGATCAGCGGCCACGTCGTGCACGGCATGAAGCTCGGCCGCGATCTCGGCTTCCCCACGCTGAACCTGGCGATCGCCCACAAGCGCCCGGCGCTCATGGGCATTTTCGTGGTGCGCGTGCATGGCGTGGCGGACGAACCGCTGCCGGGCGTCGCGAGTCTCGGCCTGCGTCCCACGGTCGACGATTCCGGCCGCGTGCTGCTCGAAGTCCATCTGCTCGACTGGCATGGCGACGCTTATGGCAAACTCGTGCGCGTCGAATTTCTGAAGAAGCTGCGCGACGAGGAAAAGTACGTCGACCTCGAAACGCTGACCGCTGCCATCAAGCGCGACGTCGTCAACGCCCGCGCGTGGTTCGCGGCCGTCGGCGCGGGCACGCCGGGCAGCCGTTCTACCGGCTTCGCCACCTCGGCCACTGACCGAATTAGATAG
- the purN gene encoding phosphoribosylglycinamide formyltransferase, whose translation MKKLVILISGRGSNMEAIVRACSDEAWPAQVAAVIANRPDAAGLAFAASHGIATAVVDHRQFPDRDSFDAELAQQIDSFAPDLVVLAGFMRVLTAGFVDRYAGRMLNVHPSLLPSFPGLKTHQQALDAGVRLHGASVHFVTSQLDHGPIVVQSAVPVETGDTPATLAERVLATEHIIYPRAVRWFVEGRLALNGLRVTLTPPEPQWLFAGHTAGEGA comes from the coding sequence ATGAAAAAACTCGTCATCCTGATTTCCGGACGGGGAAGCAACATGGAAGCCATCGTTCGAGCCTGCTCGGACGAGGCTTGGCCCGCACAAGTCGCCGCCGTGATTGCCAACCGTCCTGATGCCGCGGGCCTTGCGTTCGCGGCGTCGCACGGCATTGCCACGGCGGTGGTCGACCACCGCCAGTTTCCCGATCGCGACAGCTTCGACGCCGAGCTGGCCCAGCAAATCGACAGCTTCGCGCCCGATCTGGTGGTGCTCGCCGGTTTCATGCGCGTGCTGACAGCCGGTTTCGTCGACCGCTACGCCGGGCGCATGCTGAATGTGCATCCGTCGCTGCTGCCGAGCTTTCCGGGTCTGAAAACCCATCAGCAGGCGCTCGACGCGGGCGTGCGGCTGCACGGCGCGTCCGTGCATTTTGTCACGTCGCAACTGGATCACGGGCCGATCGTCGTGCAGTCGGCGGTTCCCGTCGAAACCGGCGACACGCCCGCCACGCTCGCCGAGCGCGTGCTGGCAACCGAACACATCATTTATCCACGCGCGGTGCGCTGGTTCGTCGAAGGGCGCCTTGCTCTGAACGGCCTGCGTGTCACGCTTACGCCGCCGGAGCCGCAATGGCTCTTTGCCGGTCACACCGCCGGAGAGGGCGCATGA
- a CDS encoding RsmB/NOP family class I SAM-dependent RNA methyltransferase gives MRLHGFLIGQTETLLAEVLKFTGPADATTSRFFRAHPKLGHGERGVIAEAVFAVLRRRMEFAHLAESGAGSPARRMALLGLMQTAGRTALKPFVSESESKWLEHVAKIDPESLPLRIRLNLPDWIYQALSKRFEPDELAQLAAALNYPAPLDLRSNPIKASRDDVLNALSKAGIEAGPTPFAPFGVRVVGKPPLTKLDAFQHGWVEVQDEGSQLLCSLVAPKRGEMIVDFCAGAGGKTLALGAAMRSTGRLYAFDISERRLAKLKPRLARSGLSNVNPVLIDSEHDAKIKRLAGKIDRVLVDAPCSGLGTLRRNPDLKWRQSPESVAELAPKQASILASAARLVKKGGRLVYATCSILEAENEAVVQQFLADHPDFALVPARDVLAEQRIDLEMGDYLSMWPHRHATDGFFAAVLERQS, from the coding sequence ATGAGATTGCATGGTTTTCTGATTGGACAAACTGAGACTTTGTTGGCTGAAGTCCTGAAATTCACCGGCCCGGCCGACGCCACCACGAGCCGCTTCTTCCGCGCTCACCCGAAGCTCGGGCACGGCGAACGCGGCGTGATCGCCGAGGCGGTTTTCGCGGTGCTGCGCCGCCGGATGGAATTCGCCCATCTGGCGGAGAGCGGCGCCGGCAGCCCGGCGCGCCGCATGGCTTTGCTCGGCCTGATGCAGACGGCGGGGCGCACGGCGCTCAAGCCTTTCGTGTCGGAGTCCGAGTCGAAATGGCTCGAACACGTCGCGAAGATCGACCCTGAAAGCCTGCCGCTGCGGATTCGCCTGAATCTGCCCGACTGGATCTATCAGGCGCTCAGCAAGCGTTTCGAACCCGATGAGCTGGCGCAACTGGCCGCGGCGCTGAACTATCCGGCGCCGCTGGATTTGCGCTCGAACCCGATCAAGGCGAGCCGCGACGACGTGCTCAACGCGCTGTCGAAGGCGGGCATCGAGGCCGGCCCGACGCCGTTCGCACCATTCGGCGTGCGCGTGGTCGGCAAGCCGCCGCTCACCAAGCTCGACGCGTTCCAGCATGGCTGGGTCGAAGTGCAGGACGAAGGCAGCCAGCTGCTGTGCTCGCTGGTCGCGCCCAAACGCGGCGAGATGATCGTCGACTTCTGCGCGGGCGCGGGCGGCAAGACGCTCGCGCTGGGCGCGGCGATGCGCTCCACCGGGCGGCTCTATGCGTTCGATATTTCCGAGCGGCGTCTCGCCAAGCTCAAGCCGCGCCTCGCGCGCAGCGGCTTGTCGAATGTGAACCCCGTGCTGATCGACAGTGAACACGACGCCAAGATCAAGCGTCTTGCGGGCAAGATCGACCGCGTGCTGGTCGACGCGCCGTGCAGCGGCCTCGGCACGCTGCGCCGCAACCCCGACCTGAAGTGGCGCCAGTCGCCGGAATCGGTGGCCGAGCTGGCGCCGAAGCAGGCGTCGATCCTGGCGAGCGCCGCCCGGCTGGTGAAGAAGGGCGGCCGCCTGGTCTACGCGACCTGCTCGATTCTGGAAGCCGAAAACGAAGCGGTGGTGCAGCAGTTCCTCGCCGATCATCCGGATTTCGCTCTGGTGCCCGCGCGCGACGTGCTGGCCGAGCAGCGCATCGATCTGGAAATGGGCGATTACCTTTCCATGTGGCCGCACCGCCACGCAACGGACGGTTTCTTCGCCGCCGTGCTGGAACGCCAGAGCTAA
- a CDS encoding mechanosensitive ion channel domain-containing protein gives MQNRLFPHMFSDLARDFGQPVMLWQVGVLLGTLAIAWLLARLLRRALDLRRQTRYQTLRFGAESLNRAFFPLIGASLVWLARSITGQFMHTALLDLALVPLFGIGLIYIVFFFARRVFSHDGETHPWLFLVEKIVSLIVWVGMVLTVMGIQDDVIAWMGSVQFRVANAHMTLLSLITGLLWVCVTMIVAMWLGSAFEDRLMRSKTLDANLKVVVARVGRAAFVLAAVLISLSLVGIDITVLGVFGGALGVGLGFGLQKIASNYVSGFIILIDRSLRIGDTINVSGLQGMVTQIRTRYTVVRGLDGIETLIPNEKLITDVVQNQSSYLTRGYAKVAVQVAYTCNVEQAMALLAQAAADVPRVLQEPAPTPYLASFGADGINLELGFWIEDAATGTSGVRSAINRNIWRLFSEHDISIPFAQREVRIVGNVRDGMPHPVTMTAPSVDQAGSTY, from the coding sequence ATGCAAAACCGTCTTTTTCCTCATATGTTCAGCGACCTCGCGCGCGACTTCGGTCAGCCGGTCATGCTGTGGCAAGTCGGCGTCCTGCTCGGGACGCTGGCAATCGCGTGGCTGCTCGCCCGCCTGCTACGCCGCGCGCTGGATCTGCGTCGCCAGACGCGTTACCAGACCTTGCGCTTCGGCGCGGAAAGCCTGAACCGCGCCTTTTTTCCGTTGATTGGCGCGAGCCTCGTCTGGCTCGCGCGCTCGATCACCGGGCAGTTCATGCACACTGCGCTGCTCGATCTGGCCCTGGTGCCGCTGTTCGGCATCGGCTTGATTTACATTGTGTTTTTCTTCGCGCGGCGGGTTTTCAGCCATGACGGCGAGACTCACCCTTGGCTCTTCCTCGTCGAGAAGATCGTCTCGCTGATCGTGTGGGTCGGCATGGTGCTCACGGTCATGGGCATTCAGGACGACGTGATCGCGTGGATGGGGAGCGTTCAGTTCCGCGTCGCCAACGCGCACATGACGCTGCTCTCGCTCATCACGGGCCTGCTGTGGGTATGCGTGACGATGATCGTGGCGATGTGGCTCGGATCCGCGTTCGAAGACCGCCTGATGCGCTCGAAAACGCTCGACGCCAATCTGAAAGTGGTGGTGGCGCGGGTGGGCCGGGCGGCGTTCGTGCTGGCGGCTGTGCTGATCAGTCTGTCGCTGGTCGGCATCGATATTACCGTGCTGGGCGTGTTCGGCGGCGCGCTGGGTGTTGGGCTGGGCTTCGGTCTGCAGAAGATCGCCAGCAACTACGTGTCGGGATTCATCATCCTGATCGACCGGTCCCTGCGCATTGGCGACACGATCAACGTGAGCGGCCTGCAGGGCATGGTCACGCAGATCCGCACACGCTACACCGTGGTGCGTGGGCTCGACGGCATCGAAACCTTGATCCCGAACGAGAAACTGATTACCGACGTGGTGCAGAACCAGTCGTCATATCTGACGCGCGGCTACGCGAAGGTGGCCGTGCAGGTCGCGTACACGTGCAATGTCGAGCAGGCGATGGCGCTGCTCGCGCAGGCCGCCGCCGACGTGCCGCGGGTGCTGCAGGAGCCGGCGCCGACCCCGTATCTGGCGAGTTTCGGCGCGGACGGCATCAACCTCGAACTGGGTTTCTGGATCGAGGACGCTGCCACCGGGACCTCGGGCGTGCGCTCGGCCATCAATCGCAATATCTGGCGTCTGTTCTCCGAGCACGACATCTCGATTCCGTTCGCTCAGCGCGAAGTGCGAATCGTCGGCAACGTGCGCGACGGCATGCCGCATCCGGTAACAATGACCGCCCCATCGGTCGATCAGGCGGGCAGCACCTACTGA